GAGAATTGCGCTTCGGCGACCCCCAGGATCAGCCCGCCCAGCATCGCTCCGGGTAACGAGCCAATGCCGCCGAGCACCGCCGCCGTAAAGGCCTTAATGCCAATCACAAAGCCGACGTAGAAATCAAAGGTGCCGTAGTTCATGGTGATCAACACCCCGGCCAGCCCGGCCATCGCCGCGCCAATCACAAACACCAGCGAGATAATGCGGTCGGTGTTAATCCCCAGGATGGAGGCCATTTTGCGATCCTGCTGTACCGCCCGGCACATCCGCCCCAGGCGCGTGCTGCTGATTATCCAGGTGAGCAGCAGCATGCCCGCGAACGACGCGATCAGAATGAACACCTTGGTGTAGGTGATCTGAACAAAGCCGTCGCCCAGATGAAACCGCAGCACGCCATCCAGCATCGTCGGCACGCCCTGCTGGCGTGGCCCCTGACTGAGCTGGACGTAGTTTTGCAG
This region of Enterobacter cancerogenus genomic DNA includes:
- a CDS encoding ABC transporter permease subunit, with the translated sequence MSTFFLQQLINGLTLGSVYGLIAIGYTMVYGIIGMINFAHGEVYMISAYLCAIGLALLSFFGLQSFPLLILGTLVFTIVVTGVYGWTIERIAYRPLRNSTRLAPLISAIGMSLILQNYVQLSQGPRQQGVPTMLDGVLRFHLGDGFVQITYTKVFILIASFAGMLLLTWIISSTRLGRMCRAVQQDRKMASILGINTDRIISLVFVIGAAMAGLAGVLITMNYGTFDFYVGFVIGIKAFTAAVLGGIGSLPGAMLGGLILGVAEAQFSGMVNSDYKDVFSFGLLVVILIFRPQGLLGRPVVAKV